A region of the Fusobacteria bacterium ZRK30 genome:
GCTGCTGGTGCAGAGATAACTACTTTTTTAGCTCCTGCATCTATATGTGCTTGAGACTTTTCTTTAGATACATAGAATCCAGTACATTCTAATACTACATCTACATCTAATGCTTTCCAAGGTAAGTCTGCTGCATTTCTTTCAGAGTATATTTTAATTTCTTTCCCATCTACTACTATTCCGTTTTCTGTAGCTTCAATTGAATCCATCTTGAATCTTCCTTGAGCTGTATCAAACTTTAATAAGTAAGCTAAAGTTCTAGGGTCCGTTAAGTCGTTTATTGCTACTACTTCAAATTCAGGGTTATCTGCCATTAATCTGAATGCTAATCTTCCAATTCTACCAAATCCATTTATCGCTATTTTTACTGCTGCCATAGTTTTATTCCTCCTAAGATTTTTTTATTTTACACTATAAATATATCTTAAATTTCTAGAGTTTGTCAACGGAACGTGAGTATTAATTTTGCAACAATTCTTGGTCTATTTTTACCCTATCACCTCCCCTTTCACAATTCTCTCCATGTCATCAGGTAAAGTTGTCGTTACAGTTTCCTCTTTCCCAGTGTCTGGGTTAGTAAAGATTAATTTATAAGCATGCAGAAGCTGTCTTTTAACACTATCAACCATTCCCCCATAGAGCTCATCCCCTAATATCGGATGTCCTATAGATGATAGATGTACCCTGATTTGATGGGTTCTTCCTGTAAACAACTCCACCTCTAGAAGGGTTAAGTTTTGATCATCCATCCTCTTTAAAACCTTCACTCCTGTTTTTGCAGTTTGACCTCCATCCTCTACTGAAAGTAATTCTCTTTTCAGCGAATCTCCTACACGACCAATCGACTCCTCTATAACAAACTCTTCTTCTTTAACTATTCCCTTAACTATTGTTTGATAATACTTCTTCACAGTGGCTTTCTCTTTGTTTTGTAAAAATGCCTGGGCAAATCCATTTTTAGCTACCACTATAATTCCAGACGTATTCATATCTAACCTGTTATAAAATCTTGGGACTGTAATTTCCCCTGTCTGTTCCTTCATATAGTGTACTATCCCATGAGCCAAAGTTTTATCCACCTTCTTTTTAGTGGGATGAACTATCAAATACGGCTCCTTATTTAATATAATCAGGTTCTTATCCTCATACACTATATTCAGATCCATTTTGATAGGCTCGATGTTTGTTCCTTTATTATGTTCTTTTACCAGCAACCTATTTAATTTTCTTACTTTTTTATTAGGTTTTACTTTTTTTCCATTCAAAAAGATATCAATCTTCCTCATACTTCTACTAGAATAACCCAAAACTTCCTTTAAATAATCTCCAACTTTATATCCATGATATTCTGGTTCAATTATATATTTTTTCATTATTTCTCCTTTTCTGTAACTTTAATTTATACTTATTACTTCTATCTATTATAACATAATAATAGAAAAAGGAACCCAAAGATTCCTTTTCTACACATTTCACTATAAAGTTTTTGTTTATTTCAGATTTATTTTATTTTCTCTTATAATTCCCTTTTCTACCATAATCAACCTCATACTTATCTTCTATCTCTTTTCTATACTTCATACCCTCTAATCTTCTCTTAGCTTTCAAATCTGAAATCTCTTTATTTAGTCTCTCCACACCTTTCCAGTCTACCTTAGATGCTGCTAATTTTTTCTCCAATTCCAGCTCTTTTCCCCTGATCTCCAAACTTTCTTTATAAGTAACTTCTCTTCTTCCCTGCATCATTTCAAACATTTCTGCCCTATGCTCTTCACTTAAATTACTTTCATTCCACATCATATATCCATTTCCACTACAATTGTAACCACCATTTCTATTTCCTCTGCCCATCATATCCCCTTCATTATAATGCCCATAAGCTCCAAAGGATATGGCTGATATCAACAATAACCCAACAATTATTTTATTTCTCATTTTAATCCTCCTCCTTTTTATACTCTCTCTTACATATATATTGTACTTTAGTTTTGTGAAAATTATGTGAAGAGGAAACGTGACGTCGCATCCATACAGGTAGAATTTCCTATAAAAAAAAAAGAGTCTTTAAAGACTCTTTTAGTTAAATATTCTTTGAAAAAATCCCATTTTTTCAATTGAATGATTGATTTTTAGTTCACTTTTTAAATAAGTTTTACCATCTATTAACACCTTATACTCTCCAACTACTGTCCCTGCTGCAACAGGAGCTTTTATATCTTTTTTCATCGTTACCTGTTTTTCTATCTTCCTATTTTTAGCCATCAGCTTAGTATAGTTGTTCTCAGCATAAAAATTAACTTCTGATTCTACACCATCTTTAACCTTTAGTGTCCCCAATTTTTCCCCACGAACCAAAAGATCTATATAGCCATAATCAATATAGAATTTATTCAAATCTTCTAGTACAACTGTATCACGGGTCTTTTCATCTGGCGACCCAAATACAATCTCTATCATATTTAAACTATTCTTTTTGGAAACAATAGAGATATTATATCCTGCCAAACTATGATGTCCGGTTTTTATCCCATAGATCCCATCTATCCCCAATAATTTATTTCTGCTTTTAAATCTCTGCTGACCGTTTCTTATGCCGGCCTCCTTCATAGAAGCAATCTTCATATAGTCATCATTTTTTAATAGTTCCATAGATAGTTTATAGATATCATTTACCGTAGATACATCCATCTCTGTTCCCGTCATATGAGGAGGCAACCCTGCTGGAGTATAATAGCTGGTATTTATCATTCCTAAAGATTTTGCTTTCTCATTCATCCTCTCTACAAATCTATCTAAATCTCCATTCCCTACATAATACGCCAGAGAATATGCTGCATTATTGGCAGAATAGATAGCTGTTGCTTTAACCAGATCTCTTACACTAAGCCTGTCTTCCACAGTCATCCATATCCTGCTCCCGCCAATTTTCCTTATATCATCTGGGATGTCTACCATATCATCCATAGATATCTCGCCCTTAGATATAGCATCATAGGTAACTAATATCGTCATCATCTTAGTAACAGAAGCCAACGGGTAGATCTTTTCTCTATTGACACTATTTATTATTTTACCGTCTGATGTCCCCAATAATTTTGCTGTAAATCTGTCTCCCTGCCCAAAACTCAATATACCTACAATTAAATATATTCCTATAACAATTTTTTTCATCTTATTCACTTCATCCTTTTTCTCTTATATTTTATTAATTAATACGCTTTTTAGATTAGAGTATTATAGCATATATTAAATAAAAAAGGGATAGTTTCCTACCCCAAATAAAATCATTATTTTTTAGACATATAGTCTTCTATTGCTGCTTTTATAGCTTCTTCAGCCAACACAGAACAATGTACTTTTGCTGCCGGTAAACCATCTAAAGCTTCTACAACAGCTTTGTTAGTTACCTGTAATGCTTCCTCTACAGTTTTATTTAAGATCATCTCTGTAGTTACTGATGATGATGCAATAGCTGAAGCACATCCAAATGTTCTAAATTTTACATCTCTGATTATACCATCTTCTATCTTTAAGAAGATCTCCATCATATCTCCACAAGAAGGGCTTCCTATCTTTCCATATCCATCAGGATTTTCAATTACTCCAACATTTCTAGGATTCATAAAATGATCCATTACTTTTTTTGTATATTCCATCTATCGTCACTCCCCGTCTTTTAATTTATTTTTTAAGTTGAAATTCATTCCAAAGCGGCGAAATCATTCTTAATTTCTCTATCACTTTAGGAGCTTCCTCTATTACATATTCTATCTCTTCACGAGTATTAAATTTCCCTAACGAAAACCTGATAGTTCCGTGAGCATCTACAACTTCTATCCCCATTGCCAACAACACATGGGAAGCCTGTAGATCATCTGAAGAACATGCTGATCCCGAACTTACTGCTATCCCCTTATAATCAAGTCCCAATAAGATTGACTCTCCTTCTAGATGTCTAAAACTAACACTTGAAGTTCCTGGAAGCCTAACTGCTTCTTTACCATTTATTTTAATTTCCGGAACCCTTGTGACCATCTCTGTTTCAAAGAATGCTCTTAACTCTTCCTCTTCCTTTATCTTTTCATCCATATTTGTAGTAGCTAGTTCCAATGCTTTAGCCATTCCTACTACACCTGCCAGGTTAGTTGTTCCAGGTCTGATTTTTCTCTCCTGTCCTCCACCTGTGATAACTTTTCCCAATCTGATTCCGTTTTTAACAAATAATCCAGCCGTTCCCTTTGGACCATTAAATTTATGACCTGAAAAACTCATTAGGTCCACTCCTAATTCCTTAGGATAGACAGGTATCTTTCCAACCGTTTGAACAGCATCTGTATGAAATACAATCTTGTTCTCACGAGTTATCTTAGATATCTCCTCTATAGGCTGCACTACTCCAGTCTCGTTGTTTGCATGCATAAGAGTAACTAAGATCGTTTCCTTCCTGATAGCTTTTTTTAACTCCTCTACAATTACTACACCGTTTTTATCAACAGGTATATAAGATACTTCAAATCCCTCTCTCTCTAGATCTTGACACGTATTCTTAGCACCTGGATGTTCAATAGCACTTGTAATTATGTGATTCCCTCTTCTTCTATAAGCTCTTGCTATACCTCTTATGGCTAAATTATTACTTTCTACCCCTGTTCCAGTAAAAATTAACTCTGATTTCTCTATCTTTAATATATTTGAAATAGTTTCTCTGGCCGAATTTAAAGCTTTTCCAGCCTCTTGTCCAAAACTGTGCATACTGTGAGCATTTCCATATACCTCACAAAAATAAGGCAACATTGCT
Encoded here:
- a CDS encoding D-alanyl-D-alanine carboxypeptidase; this translates as MKKIVIGIYLIVGILSFGQGDRFTAKLLGTSDGKIINSVNREKIYPLASVTKMMTILVTYDAISKGEISMDDMVDIPDDIRKIGGSRIWMTVEDRLSVRDLVKATAIYSANNAAYSLAYYVGNGDLDRFVERMNEKAKSLGMINTSYYTPAGLPPHMTGTEMDVSTVNDIYKLSMELLKNDDYMKIASMKEAGIRNGQQRFKSRNKLLGIDGIYGIKTGHHSLAGYNISIVSKKNSLNMIEIVFGSPDEKTRDTVVLEDLNKFYIDYGYIDLLVRGEKLGTLKVKDGVESEVNFYAENNYTKLMAKNRKIEKQVTMKKDIKAPVAAGTVVGEYKVLIDGKTYLKSELKINHSIEKMGFFQRIFN
- a CDS encoding RluA family pseudouridine synthase yields the protein MKKYIIEPEYHGYKVGDYLKEVLGYSSRSMRKIDIFLNGKKVKPNKKVRKLNRLLVKEHNKGTNIEPIKMDLNIVYEDKNLIILNKEPYLIVHPTKKKVDKTLAHGIVHYMKEQTGEITVPRFYNRLDMNTSGIIVVAKNGFAQAFLQNKEKATVKKYYQTIVKGIVKEEEFVIEESIGRVGDSLKRELLSVEDGGQTAKTGVKVLKRMDDQNLTLLEVELFTGRTHQIRVHLSSIGHPILGDELYGGMVDSVKRQLLHAYKLIFTNPDTGKEETVTTTLPDDMERIVKGEVIG
- a CDS encoding cysteine desulfurase; the protein is MRRVYLDNNATTKTDEKVLEAMLPYFCEVYGNAHSMHSFGQEAGKALNSARETISNILKIEKSELIFTGTGVESNNLAIRGIARAYRRRGNHIITSAIEHPGAKNTCQDLEREGFEVSYIPVDKNGVVIVEELKKAIRKETILVTLMHANNETGVVQPIEEISKITRENKIVFHTDAVQTVGKIPVYPKELGVDLMSFSGHKFNGPKGTAGLFVKNGIRLGKVITGGGQERKIRPGTTNLAGVVGMAKALELATTNMDEKIKEEEELRAFFETEMVTRVPEIKINGKEAVRLPGTSSVSFRHLEGESILLGLDYKGIAVSSGSACSSDDLQASHVLLAMGIEVVDAHGTIRFSLGKFNTREEIEYVIEEAPKVIEKLRMISPLWNEFQLKK
- the nifU gene encoding Fe-S cluster assembly scaffold protein NifU, with the protein product MEYTKKVMDHFMNPRNVGVIENPDGYGKIGSPSCGDMMEIFLKIEDGIIRDVKFRTFGCASAIASSSVTTEMILNKTVEEALQVTNKAVVEALDGLPAAKVHCSVLAEEAIKAAIEDYMSKK